Part of the Rhodococcus sp. OK302 genome is shown below.
GCTCAGCGAGTAGAGGTATTTATCGATGGCGTCGACGCCCGGGTTTTCGGTCAGTCCTCGCAGGCGTGGACGTATGACGTAATCGAGGTACATCGTGACGGCGGCATCGAAGAGGCCGCGCTTGTTGCCGAAGGAGTTGTAGAGGCTGGACCGGCTCAGGCCGGTTGCTGTCTCGAGGTCGGTAAGTGACACGCCCTCGTATCCGTGGGACCAAAATACGTCGAGAGCTGCGGCAACGACGGTCTTGGTATCGAATTCCTGTGATCGGCCCATCGAACTCAACCCTTTCTGTATCGTCCGATCCAGTATATATTGAACTGACCGATACAAAATTCATTCGCACCCTCAGGAGCCCACTGATGAACGTTGCCGGCTACATCTTCGCGGCGCTCGCAGCCGTTGTACATGTGTACATTTTTGTCCTCGAATCGATCCTCTGGACGGCACCGAAGACTCGGGCGACATTCGGTGTGAAGTCCGAGGAAGAAGCGCTCACCACAAAGCCGCTGGCCTTCAACCAGGGCTTTTACAACCTCTTCCTGGCCATTGTCTCGGTGATAGGCATCGTGATCGCGGCAACGGGTTCTGCATCAGTCGGAATCGCGCTTGTATTGGCCGGCACGGGTTCGATGGTTGCGGCCGGCCTCGTCCTGATCCTCTCCTCGCCGGACAAAGCCCGCGCAGCGGTCGTGCAGATGTTTTTCCCGGCTATCGCAGTGATCTTGCTGGTGATTCACCTGCTTTGAGGGCTACTGCGGAGTGCCGAGTATCAGGGATTCGAATAGCGCTACGGCCCCGTTCAGTGCTCCACAATCGAACGCCTCGGCCAGCGCGTATCCGATGACGAGTTCGTTGCGACTCGGCGTTGTCGTCCAGACTGCGTCCGTGCGCCGAGGATCCGTCTCCTCGTCCTTCGAGAACAATGCAAGACGATCCCCGTCGCGAGTGAAGGCACTGTTTGCGTCGTCGACGGGGACCAACGTCAGTGTTGATCCGTCGACGACAGCAGACACGGAGTACGAGCGACGTGACAAAACGCCCTTGCCCACCTCGAGCTTCACAGTGTCGCCGTCGAGCGCGAGCGACAGTTCGGACTGGGTGCGGGTACCGATCGGAATACCCTCACGGTGTGGGGAGCTGACTGTGCGAGTCAGGGTCGCGCAGGAACCTCCGTTGCGGACTTCTACGACGCCCATTTCGGGGTCGAACAGGACGTCGACATCCCCATGAATCGGATCGGACACGGTGTAACTGACGGACATGACGCGTTCCCCCTGTATTGAGCGATTTCTGTTGATCGTAGGTGATGAGAGGCTTGCCGCGATTGTCTGAATCTGAAAAAATACTGCCGTTTGACGCGCGGTTTCGCGAAAATGGATCTATTGTGGGTCTTGGGTTTGTTGCGCATCCCACACATGAGTTTCCTACTTCAGACGAGGAGCGCCTATGAGGTTGCCGACTACTTGTTCTGTTGCTACGAAGGCTTGATCAAGCCGAGAATTGCTTCTGCCGGATGGTGCTCGAGACCCATCCGGCAGCGGCAATTTTTTTGTGTCCCGAACCCTCCTGCGTTTATCCGCCGGCGAACTTCTCGGACGTTCCCAGATCGACTGGCAGTGCGATTCCTGTGATTCCCCGTCCCGCCGGCCCCACCAGATAAAACACCGCATCGGCGATCACGTCGGGTTCCACCCACGGGTGCGGCAGCAAGTTCAGCTTCGACATGATGGGCGCAGTGTCTTCCAGAACCGGATTTTCCAGGTCCGGTCGGAATCCTCGGACCATCGGTTCGTTGTCGATCATCGTGGTGCGTACGTTGCCGGGGTGAACGGAGTTGACGCGGATGTCGGCCCAACCGAGTTCGTTGGCCAGTGACTTCGCCAATCCGCGGACGGCATGTTTGGAAGCCGAGTAATGGACGATGCCCGGCACGCCGCGCAACCCTGCCATCGAGCTGATCAGCACGATGGATCCGCCGCGGTTGCCGTTCATGATGTGGGGGATCGATACCTTGGTGGTCAACCAGACCCCGGTGACGTTGATGTCCATCAGTTCGCGAAACTCTTCGGGGCTGAGATCCCACGACAGTTTCGCGGACGCGGCGATGCCGGCGTTCGCGATGACGATGTCGAGACGCCCGAACTTCTCGACGCCGGCGTCGACTGCCTCCTTCAGAGCGTCAAGATCACGGGTGTCGGCGACCGAGGCAGAAATGCGTCGGCCCTGGGCCTCGACCAGCTTCACGGTCTGGGCCAGATCCGATTCGGTCGCCATGTCGTATCCGGCTGTGGCAACAGGCGCGCAGAGATCCACCGCGATGATGTCTGCGCCTTCCGAAGCAAGCTTGACTGCATGCGCGCGGCCTTGACCGCGTGCTGCTCCGGTGATGAACGCTACCTGTCCGTCCAAAGTGCCCATGTAACTTCCCCTACCCGATTGAAGTACTGAAATCGCAGAACATCCTCATACTGCGTGCTCATGCTGGATCGGGTAGGGGAATCGTGAAAATTGCTATCCGCGAAGAAGTTTCGTCAGATCATCCAGAACGGACATGTCTTCGATAGTCGACGGTACGGTGTACTCCTCGTTGTCCGCGATCTGACGCATCGTCTTG
Proteins encoded:
- a CDS encoding DUF1304 domain-containing protein, producing MNVAGYIFAALAAVVHVYIFVLESILWTAPKTRATFGVKSEEEALTTKPLAFNQGFYNLFLAIVSVIGIVIAATGSASVGIALVLAGTGSMVAAGLVLILSSPDKARAAVVQMFFPAIAVILLVIHLL
- a CDS encoding mycofactocin-coupled SDR family oxidoreductase; the protein is MGTLDGQVAFITGAARGQGRAHAVKLASEGADIIAVDLCAPVATAGYDMATESDLAQTVKLVEAQGRRISASVADTRDLDALKEAVDAGVEKFGRLDIVIANAGIAASAKLSWDLSPEEFRELMDINVTGVWLTTKVSIPHIMNGNRGGSIVLISSMAGLRGVPGIVHYSASKHAVRGLAKSLANELGWADIRVNSVHPGNVRTTMIDNEPMVRGFRPDLENPVLEDTAPIMSKLNLLPHPWVEPDVIADAVFYLVGPAGRGITGIALPVDLGTSEKFAGG